One region of Qipengyuania gaetbuli genomic DNA includes:
- a CDS encoding helix-turn-helix domain-containing protein, protein MDKKTPTVFDQVYPEWPNIRMTVGGDMAACTGIGPLRVCNPICAIGPTSHATRFSLEPGRYWTISILPLGWARFVGIRACEFADHWEILDRDSPLAKFAPLLSCERGAPKFSEVTAQIDKYLLRMLAQPGTREDAIFNVHCALLDPQVASVKDFAARAGIGVRALERLSLSAFGFSPSLLLRRQRFLRSLSQFMLDPSLSWIDTLDSQYVDQPHFIRDFRRFMDTTPSAFAAAPHPVLWAAAKARTAIAGKPMQVLQPPGEVT, encoded by the coding sequence GTGGACAAGAAGACGCCCACGGTCTTCGACCAGGTCTACCCCGAATGGCCCAACATTCGCATGACGGTCGGGGGAGATATGGCTGCCTGCACCGGCATCGGTCCCCTTCGGGTCTGCAATCCGATTTGCGCGATAGGGCCTACCAGTCATGCGACACGCTTTTCGCTTGAACCGGGCCGCTATTGGACAATCAGCATCCTGCCTCTGGGCTGGGCTAGATTCGTGGGAATCCGCGCATGCGAGTTCGCAGATCACTGGGAGATCCTCGACCGCGACAGCCCTCTCGCCAAGTTTGCACCCCTGCTATCTTGCGAGAGAGGCGCGCCGAAATTTTCCGAGGTAACCGCGCAGATTGACAAATATTTGCTCAGGATGCTGGCTCAGCCGGGCACCAGGGAAGACGCGATATTCAACGTCCATTGCGCCTTGCTCGATCCCCAGGTGGCGTCGGTAAAAGACTTTGCCGCACGGGCGGGCATTGGCGTGCGGGCGCTCGAGCGACTGTCCTTATCGGCCTTCGGGTTCAGCCCCAGCCTGCTGTTGCGCCGCCAGCGTTTCCTGCGCAGCCTCAGCCAATTCATGCTCGACCCCTCTCTTTCGTGGATCGACACACTCGATTCCCAATATGTCGACCAGCCTCATTTCATCCGCGACTTCCGCCGGTTCATGGATACGACACCGAGCGCGTTCGCGGCAGCGCCGCACCCGGTCTTGTGGGCTGCAGCCAAGGCCCGGACAGCGATCGCGGGAAAGCCCATGCAGGTTCTTCAGCCGCCGGGCGAGGTTACTTGA
- a CDS encoding M23 family metallopeptidase, with amino-acid sequence MNLARVAPLLTLLAIASAAQAEPAPAQPSDAAPLAQPVAADFAIRGELEQGGWIRGRLPAGTVAAALGSTPLAFDESGNFFAAFDRDQDGSLRLSATRQDGQVVARDLSVKPRDWNIERVNAPLRPGRSSEAFMERRRPELEAIWAAREKDTQSEGWRQDFIWPARGRISGRFGSQRIYQGQPGSYHSGLDIAGGDGTTYVAPAAGTVVLSVRGFSLEGNLLIIDHGQGLNSAFLHSSELFVKEGDRVEQGQPLGRIGASGRATGPHLHWSLKWRDARLDPLLFLPSMSGE; translated from the coding sequence GTGAACCTCGCAAGGGTCGCACCGCTCCTCACTCTCCTTGCAATAGCCTCTGCCGCGCAGGCCGAACCCGCCCCTGCGCAGCCTTCCGATGCAGCCCCGCTCGCCCAGCCCGTGGCCGCCGATTTCGCCATTCGCGGCGAGCTGGAGCAGGGTGGCTGGATCCGCGGCCGCCTGCCCGCAGGCACGGTGGCTGCGGCACTGGGTTCGACCCCGCTTGCCTTCGACGAGAGCGGCAATTTCTTCGCCGCCTTCGACCGCGACCAAGACGGATCGCTCCGCCTCAGCGCAACGCGGCAGGACGGGCAGGTCGTCGCGCGCGATCTCTCGGTAAAGCCCCGCGACTGGAACATCGAGCGCGTCAACGCGCCCCTGCGTCCCGGCAGGTCCTCCGAGGCGTTCATGGAACGTCGCAGGCCAGAGCTCGAAGCGATCTGGGCAGCGCGCGAGAAGGATACGCAAAGCGAAGGCTGGCGACAGGATTTCATCTGGCCGGCAAGGGGCCGCATCTCCGGCCGTTTCGGGTCGCAGCGGATCTACCAGGGCCAGCCCGGCAGTTATCATTCCGGCCTCGATATCGCGGGTGGCGATGGCACGACCTATGTCGCTCCCGCTGCCGGGACGGTGGTGCTGTCGGTGCGCGGCTTTAGCCTTGAGGGCAATCTGCTGATCATCGATCACGGCCAGGGTCTGAACAGCGCCTTCCTCCATTCCTCCGAACTGTTCGTGAAGGAAGGCGACAGGGTGGAACAGGGCCAGCCGCTCGGCCGCATCGGCGCATCGGGCCGTGCAACGGGACCGCATTTGCACTGGAGCCTCAAGTGGCGCGATGCCCGGCTCGACCCGCTGCTTTTCCTGCCATCGATGTCGGGAGAGTGA
- the rpmB gene encoding 50S ribosomal protein L28, with protein sequence MSRICELTGKGRQVGHNVSHANNKTKKVFLPNLQNVTLMSEKLDRSFKFRVSTQGLRSVEHNGGLDNWLLKTNDEKLSARALKVKRELKKAAVEAA encoded by the coding sequence ATGTCGCGCATTTGCGAACTCACCGGCAAGGGCCGCCAGGTCGGCCACAATGTGAGCCACGCCAACAACAAGACCAAGAAGGTCTTCCTGCCGAACCTGCAGAACGTCACGCTGATGAGCGAGAAGCTGGACCGCAGCTTCAAGTTCCGCGTTTCGACCCAGGGCCTGCGCTCGGTCGAGCACAACGGCGGCCTCGACAACTGGTTGCTCAAGACCAATGACGAGAAGCTGTCGGCGCGTGCACTCAAGGTGAAGCGCGAACTGAAGAAGGCTGCCGTCGAAGCCGCCTGA
- the xseA gene encoding exodeoxyribonuclease VII large subunit yields MPADFPSDSEDEGLVAKGRAGDNAAPLSISEISNLLKRTVEDRFGFVRLRGELSGVKRAASGHLYCALKDEKAVLDGVMWRGQVDRLPFRPEDGLEVVASGKLTTYPGRSKYQIVIERMELAGEGALLALLEKTKARLAAEGLFDEARKRPLPFLPRTIGVVTSPTGAVIRDILHRLADRFPSRVIVWPVLVQGQGAAEQVAGAVRGFSGLPEGHPDRPDLVIVARGGGSIEDLWSFNEEVVVRAIADCSIPTISAVGHETDTTLADFAADRRAPTPTAAAEIAVPVRAELAATLRDFAARNQRAILRPVQLGRERLEARVQRLPGAEAILQPSALALDEMTERLRRGLTDRAARGRERLAQLRLSPAMLERNLRDGRKALGNIRLVPSLVERPLADRREKLAAIARLAEQLHPDRPLERGYVRVTGAGGQTVTSRDSAASEAALTLKFRDGDLAVVPGDTAPSPPPRKPAPKPRAKGTTPEQDDLFG; encoded by the coding sequence ATGCCCGCCGATTTCCCGTCAGATTCCGAAGATGAAGGCTTGGTAGCGAAGGGGCGCGCAGGCGACAATGCCGCCCCGCTCTCCATCAGCGAAATCTCCAACCTGCTGAAGCGCACGGTGGAGGACCGCTTCGGCTTCGTGCGCCTGCGCGGCGAGCTGTCGGGCGTGAAGCGTGCGGCCAGCGGGCATCTCTACTGCGCGCTGAAGGACGAGAAGGCGGTGCTCGACGGGGTGATGTGGCGCGGGCAGGTCGACCGGCTGCCCTTCCGCCCCGAAGACGGGCTGGAAGTCGTCGCCAGCGGCAAGCTGACGACCTACCCCGGGCGCTCCAAGTACCAGATCGTGATCGAGCGGATGGAACTGGCAGGCGAAGGCGCGCTGCTGGCCCTGCTGGAAAAGACCAAGGCGCGACTCGCTGCAGAAGGGCTGTTCGACGAGGCGCGCAAGCGGCCGTTACCCTTCCTGCCGCGTACGATCGGCGTGGTCACTTCGCCTACCGGCGCGGTGATTCGCGACATCCTCCATCGCCTCGCCGACCGTTTCCCCAGCAGGGTGATCGTGTGGCCGGTGCTGGTGCAGGGGCAGGGCGCGGCCGAACAGGTGGCCGGCGCGGTGCGCGGCTTTTCCGGCCTGCCAGAAGGCCATCCCGACCGCCCCGACCTCGTCATCGTGGCGCGCGGCGGCGGCTCGATCGAGGACTTGTGGAGCTTCAACGAGGAAGTCGTGGTCCGCGCGATTGCGGATTGCTCGATCCCCACCATCAGCGCGGTCGGGCACGAAACCGACACTACGCTGGCCGATTTCGCCGCCGACCGCCGCGCGCCGACGCCTACTGCGGCGGCAGAGATTGCCGTGCCAGTGCGCGCGGAACTGGCCGCGACCTTGCGAGACTTCGCAGCGCGCAACCAGCGGGCGATCCTGCGACCGGTGCAGCTGGGCCGCGAACGGCTGGAAGCGCGCGTGCAGCGGCTGCCGGGGGCCGAGGCGATCCTGCAACCGAGCGCGCTGGCGCTCGACGAGATGACCGAGCGGCTGCGGCGCGGCCTCACCGACCGCGCGGCACGCGGGCGCGAACGGCTGGCACAGTTGCGCCTTTCGCCTGCCATGCTGGAGCGCAATCTGCGCGATGGCCGCAAGGCGCTCGGCAACATCCGGCTCGTGCCCTCGCTGGTCGAGCGCCCGCTGGCCGATCGACGCGAGAAGCTTGCCGCAATCGCGCGCCTGGCCGAGCAATTGCACCCGGACCGCCCGCTCGAACGCGGTTATGTCCGCGTGACGGGCGCGGGCGGCCAGACCGTGACGAGCCGCGATTCGGCGGCAAGCGAAGCCGCGCTCACGCTCAAGTTCCGGGACGGCGACCTCGCCGTCGTGCCGGGCGATACTGCTCCTTCGCCGCCGCCGCGCAAGCCTGCGCCGAAGCCCCGCGCCAAGGGAACGACGCCTGAACAGGATGATTTGTTCGGTTAA
- a CDS encoding nucleoside deaminase, whose translation MTSWTLPQPMQRALELAEASAGAGEVPVGAVVTRGGAIIAEAHNAPRETHDPTAHAEILAIRGAAEALGDERLTDCELWVTLEPCAMCAGAIVHARIAKLYYAASDPKGGAVEHGARVFEQEQCLHKPEVYSGMGEARAAELLRGFFRERR comes from the coding sequence ATGACCTCGTGGACCCTCCCGCAACCCATGCAGCGCGCGCTCGAACTGGCCGAGGCCTCTGCCGGTGCGGGCGAGGTGCCGGTCGGCGCGGTCGTGACACGCGGCGGGGCGATTATTGCCGAGGCGCACAATGCCCCGCGCGAAACGCACGATCCGACCGCCCATGCGGAAATTTTGGCGATTCGCGGCGCGGCAGAGGCGCTGGGGGACGAACGGCTCACGGATTGCGAACTCTGGGTAACGCTGGAGCCCTGCGCGATGTGTGCTGGCGCTATCGTCCATGCCCGCATCGCCAAACTCTACTATGCCGCCAGCGATCCCAAGGGGGGCGCGGTCGAACACGGCGCGCGCGTGTTCGAGCAGGAGCAATGCTTGCACAAGCCCGAGGTCTATTCCGGCATGGGCGAGGCTCGTGCGGCGGAATTGCTGCGCGGGTTCTTCAGGGAGCGGCGCTAG
- a CDS encoding HesB/IscA family protein has protein sequence MGDQVTRPAPKAAVILTERAEARIAELMSKAPEGAIGVKLSTPRRGCSGLAYSVDYVTEEAKFDEKIETPGGVFYIDGASVLYLIGSTMDWVEDDFSAGFVFENPNAKGACGCGESFMV, from the coding sequence ATGGGCGATCAGGTCACCCGTCCCGCGCCCAAGGCGGCCGTCATCCTGACCGAGCGTGCCGAAGCGCGCATCGCCGAGCTCATGTCGAAGGCACCCGAAGGGGCCATAGGCGTGAAGCTGTCGACCCCTCGCCGCGGGTGTTCGGGCCTTGCCTATTCGGTCGACTACGTCACCGAGGAAGCGAAATTCGACGAGAAGATCGAGACCCCCGGCGGCGTGTTCTACATCGACGGGGCCAGCGTGCTGTACCTGATCGGCAGCACGATGGACTGGGTGGAGGACGACTTTTCGGCCGGCTTCGTGTTCGAAAACCCCAACGCCAAGGGGGCTTGTGGCTGCGGCGAGAGCTTCATGGTATAA
- a CDS encoding ribonuclease T2 family protein, whose protein sequence is MAATDRRLCVALAAVTLAGAGAAQAQAYQCRIPGEVRVPDVQADSAPRDLPVTGYTLALSWSPEFCRFREDERRHARQCSGRDGRFGFTVHGLWPDSGHSWPQWCAGTKPTASAVRQNLCISPDTALMARQWAKHGSCMTRRPATYFKVTRILYSGLRWPDFVRISREDNLTAGTIRTRFADANEGWPEEAVGVHLDRKGWLEELRLCYDKRFMPKPCDKARLGAKDGDRAKIWRGL, encoded by the coding sequence GTGGCGGCAACTGACCGCAGGCTCTGCGTAGCGCTCGCCGCGGTCACGCTGGCGGGCGCCGGGGCCGCGCAAGCGCAGGCTTACCAGTGCCGTATTCCGGGCGAGGTCCGGGTCCCCGATGTGCAGGCGGATTCCGCCCCGCGCGACCTGCCCGTCACGGGCTACACTCTCGCGCTCAGCTGGAGCCCGGAGTTCTGCCGCTTCCGCGAAGACGAGCGGCGCCATGCGCGCCAGTGTTCGGGCAGGGACGGGCGTTTCGGCTTCACCGTGCACGGTCTGTGGCCCGATAGCGGGCACAGCTGGCCGCAATGGTGTGCCGGTACGAAACCCACCGCTTCCGCTGTCCGGCAGAACCTGTGCATCAGTCCCGACACAGCGCTCATGGCGCGCCAGTGGGCCAAGCACGGCAGCTGCATGACGCGCAGGCCCGCGACCTATTTCAAGGTCACGCGCATCCTCTATTCCGGCCTGCGCTGGCCCGACTTCGTGCGCATCAGCCGCGAGGATAACCTGACCGCAGGCACGATCCGCACTCGCTTCGCCGATGCGAACGAGGGCTGGCCGGAGGAGGCAGTTGGCGTCCACCTCGACCGCAAGGGTTGGCTGGAAGAACTGCGGCTTTGTTACGACAAGCGCTTCATGCCGAAGCCTTGCGACAAGGCGCGCCTGGGCGCCAAGGATGGCGATCGGGCCAAGATCTGGCGGGGGCTATAG
- a CDS encoding esterase-like activity of phytase family protein produces MRPRRLVLAILVALSLAPSTFMRSPPPPVGSPYARFAPIEFAPATIGPLELAGAWEIVGRHRDFGGFSAMVILPDGQMRLGSDAGRLFTIGRPDRAGEIGGLTVLAQRRGDGKVDLDLEALTRDPDTGDVWGAYESSNRIVRFDQAMQIEATRKPPEMRDWGVNSGPEAFARLPNGRFIAIEERSQRWGSTNHRGVLFSGDPVRDVSSEPFTLDAPEGYRPVDATALDEGRVLVLLRSLEFGFPPRFGTAIGMIDIAALGSGKPVTVQMVAALVSPVPADNFEAIAVTREGGDLAVWLVSDDNFMSYQRTLVLKFVWQARQKARR; encoded by the coding sequence ATGCGTCCACGCCGGCTCGTCCTCGCAATCCTGGTTGCGCTCTCGCTGGCGCCCAGCACCTTCATGCGCAGCCCCCCTCCGCCCGTCGGCAGTCCCTACGCGCGCTTTGCCCCCATCGAATTCGCACCTGCCACCATTGGCCCGCTGGAACTGGCGGGGGCGTGGGAGATCGTCGGGAGGCACCGCGACTTCGGCGGCTTCTCGGCCATGGTGATCTTGCCTGACGGGCAGATGCGTCTCGGCAGCGATGCCGGGCGCCTCTTTACCATTGGCAGGCCCGACCGTGCCGGGGAGATCGGCGGACTGACGGTGCTGGCGCAGCGCCGCGGGGATGGGAAAGTCGATCTCGACCTCGAGGCACTGACCCGTGATCCCGATACAGGGGACGTCTGGGGCGCTTATGAAAGCAGCAACCGGATCGTCCGCTTCGATCAGGCCATGCAGATAGAAGCCACGCGCAAGCCGCCCGAGATGCGAGACTGGGGGGTGAACTCGGGACCTGAAGCCTTCGCCCGCCTGCCGAACGGACGTTTCATCGCCATCGAAGAACGATCGCAGCGCTGGGGAAGCACGAATCACCGCGGCGTGCTGTTCTCCGGCGACCCGGTGCGCGATGTTTCATCCGAGCCCTTCACACTTGACGCGCCCGAGGGCTACCGCCCGGTCGATGCGACAGCGCTGGACGAGGGCCGCGTGCTGGTGCTGCTGCGCTCGCTGGAATTCGGTTTCCCGCCTCGGTTCGGTACTGCCATCGGAATGATCGACATCGCCGCGCTCGGCAGCGGCAAGCCGGTAACCGTGCAGATGGTCGCAGCCCTTGTCTCGCCCGTACCAGCTGACAATTTCGAAGCGATTGCTGTGACCAGGGAAGGGGGGGATCTGGCGGTCTGGCTGGTGTCCGACGACAATTTCATGAGCTACCAGCGCACGCTGGTGCTCAAGTTCGTATGGCAGGCACGGCAAAAGGCGCGCAGGTGA
- a CDS encoding cytochrome c family protein: protein MTRTGSPLRFALPAIALAGLAACQTAYGEEETAIAMPTDVAHDNPLAFAQGACGGCHAVEKPWLSPNPASPTFADIANREGVTEDTLQAYLTDAHNYPMVMDFDLDPEQAKELAHYILTLRDPEYRKPVS, encoded by the coding sequence ATGACAAGAACCGGATCGCCGCTGCGCTTCGCCCTTCCCGCCATCGCCCTGGCCGGGCTCGCCGCCTGCCAGACGGCCTACGGGGAGGAGGAAACCGCGATCGCCATGCCAACGGATGTCGCGCACGACAATCCGCTGGCCTTTGCGCAAGGTGCGTGCGGCGGGTGCCATGCGGTGGAAAAGCCGTGGCTGTCGCCCAATCCGGCTTCGCCGACCTTTGCCGATATCGCCAACCGGGAAGGCGTGACCGAGGACACGCTGCAGGCCTACCTCACCGACGCGCACAATTACCCGATGGTGATGGATTTCGACCTCGACCCCGAACAGGCCAAGGAACTGGCGCATTACATCCTGACCCTGCGCGACCCGGAATACCGCAAGCCGGTATCCTGA
- a CDS encoding DUF2093 domain-containing protein has translation MLMNKNSGPSSGEAKLQYGPNGFRVLRAGQHVFCAASGVPIALEELRYWSVEYQEAYATPQLATERLKP, from the coding sequence ATGTTGATGAACAAGAATTCGGGCCCGTCTTCGGGCGAGGCAAAGCTGCAGTACGGCCCCAACGGTTTCCGCGTCCTGCGCGCCGGCCAGCACGTCTTCTGCGCGGCATCGGGAGTACCGATCGCGTTGGAGGAACTGCGCTACTGGTCGGTCGAATACCAGGAAGCCTATGCGACGCCGCAGCTGGCGACCGAGCGGCTGAAGCCGTGA
- a CDS encoding EI24 domain-containing protein: protein MVSLPRALALSLSQLSDPAIVKVLVKSVLVTLAIFAVLGIGLWAALDSAIETWLATNMPEDYSDTLAAVAALTIGLVAGWLLFRIVALFVLQFYADEIVRAVEARHYPHAAKVAGLPFREELGNSLRSALRAVLVNLVALPFAIALLVTGIGTAVLFWAVNGWLLGRELQDMVWLRHRSDKAEIAPMSAGQRLLLGGTVAGIMLVPFANLLAPVLGAASATHMVHRARGAHA, encoded by the coding sequence ATGGTTTCGCTACCCCGCGCCCTTGCCCTGTCGCTGAGCCAGTTGAGCGATCCCGCCATTGTGAAAGTGCTCGTAAAAAGCGTGCTGGTCACGCTGGCGATCTTTGCCGTGCTCGGCATCGGCCTGTGGGCCGCACTCGATTCGGCAATCGAGACCTGGCTCGCTACCAACATGCCCGAAGACTACAGCGATACCCTTGCGGCCGTCGCCGCGCTGACCATCGGACTTGTCGCTGGCTGGCTGCTGTTCCGCATCGTGGCGCTGTTCGTCCTCCAGTTCTACGCCGACGAAATCGTGCGTGCGGTGGAGGCGCGGCATTATCCGCACGCCGCAAAGGTCGCCGGCCTGCCGTTCCGAGAGGAACTGGGCAACAGCCTGCGCTCGGCCCTTCGCGCCGTGCTGGTGAACCTCGTCGCCCTGCCCTTCGCCATTGCGCTACTCGTCACCGGCATCGGCACCGCGGTCCTGTTCTGGGCGGTCAACGGCTGGTTGCTGGGGCGCGAGCTGCAGGACATGGTTTGGCTGCGCCACCGCAGCGACAAGGCGGAAATCGCCCCGATGAGCGCCGGCCAGAGGCTCCTCCTCGGCGGGACAGTCGCGGGCATCATGCTGGTGCCGTTCGCCAACCTGCTCGCCCCCGTGCTCGGCGCGGCGAGCGCAACCCACATGGTTCACCGCGCAAGAGGCGCCCATGCGTAA
- the purD gene encoding phosphoribosylamine--glycine ligase: MNILLLGSGGREHALAWKLAQSPACDKLWASPGNPGMAECAECIDLDVADHAAVERFCRDNGVGLVVIGPEAPLVDGLADSLRAAGIPAFGPSKAAAQLEGSKAFTKELCERANIPTARFVRCTSLEAAWGALKKFDPPFVLKADGLAAGKGVVIAETREDAQHALSDMFEGKFGSAGSEVVIEQFLTGEEASFFALTDGQTIVPFGSAQDHKRVGEGDTGPNTGGMGAYSPAPVLTQALQDQVMREIVGPTVQTMREEGHPYSGVLYAGLMLTKDGPQLIEYNVRFGDPECQVLMMRLESDLVEIMLACAEGRLGEIATPKLSDDFALTVVMAAEGYPDTPKKGGAIRIGEAEAGGAKVFHAGTKLDGGQLVANGGRVLNVTARGASATEAQRNAYAAVDTVDFPEGFCRRDIGQREVRRERLG; encoded by the coding sequence ATGAATATCCTTTTGCTGGGCAGCGGCGGCCGCGAACATGCGCTTGCGTGGAAACTGGCGCAATCGCCGGCCTGCGACAAGCTGTGGGCGAGCCCGGGCAATCCCGGAATGGCCGAATGTGCCGAATGCATCGACCTCGATGTTGCCGACCATGCGGCAGTCGAACGCTTCTGCCGCGACAATGGCGTCGGGCTGGTCGTGATTGGACCCGAAGCGCCGCTGGTCGACGGCCTTGCCGACAGCCTGCGCGCCGCCGGCATCCCTGCATTCGGCCCGTCGAAGGCTGCTGCACAGCTGGAAGGATCGAAGGCCTTCACCAAGGAGCTGTGCGAGCGGGCCAATATCCCCACTGCACGCTTCGTGCGCTGCACCTCGCTCGAAGCGGCCTGGGGCGCGCTCAAGAAGTTCGACCCGCCCTTTGTCCTCAAGGCCGACGGGCTTGCGGCGGGCAAGGGCGTGGTCATCGCCGAGACGCGGGAGGACGCGCAGCACGCGCTGTCCGACATGTTCGAAGGCAAGTTCGGCAGCGCGGGCAGCGAAGTCGTGATCGAGCAGTTCCTCACCGGCGAGGAAGCGAGCTTCTTCGCGCTCACCGATGGCCAGACCATCGTTCCTTTCGGCAGCGCGCAGGACCACAAGCGCGTGGGCGAAGGCGACACCGGCCCCAATACCGGTGGCATGGGCGCCTATTCGCCCGCCCCCGTCCTCACCCAGGCGCTGCAGGACCAGGTGATGCGCGAAATCGTCGGCCCGACCGTGCAGACCATGCGCGAGGAAGGGCATCCCTATTCGGGCGTGCTCTACGCCGGCCTCATGCTGACGAAGGACGGGCCGCAACTGATCGAATACAACGTCCGCTTCGGCGATCCGGAATGCCAGGTGCTGATGATGCGGCTGGAAAGCGACCTCGTCGAAATCATGCTCGCCTGCGCCGAAGGCCGGCTGGGCGAGATCGCGACGCCGAAGCTGTCGGACGATTTCGCCCTCACCGTGGTCATGGCCGCAGAAGGCTATCCCGACACGCCGAAGAAGGGCGGAGCGATCCGCATCGGCGAGGCGGAGGCGGGCGGCGCCAAGGTCTTCCACGCAGGTACGAAGCTGGACGGCGGCCAGCTGGTCGCAAACGGCGGGCGTGTGCTCAACGTGACGGCGCGCGGCGCCAGCGCGACCGAGGCGCAGCGCAATGCCTATGCTGCAGTCGACACTGTCGATTTCCCGGAAGGGTTCTGCCGCCGCGATATCGGCCAACGCGAGGTCCGCCGTGAACGGTTGGGATAA
- a CDS encoding adenosine kinase: MSQPRYDVLAIGNAIVDVMAPCADDLIEELGLAKGGMTLVDTERAKELYDAMGRATEISGGSAANTLAGMSSLGAQCAFIGQVAADQLGEIFSHDIRAVGIDFDTAPRAGDPPTARCLIFVTPDGERTMNTFLGASQFLPPAALDDELIASAGILYLEGYLWDPEEPRSAMRRAMEVARAAGRKVAFTASESFVIDRHGDDFRQMIDEGLIDILFVNEHELATLTDEADFEAGLAKVEGKVPVLVATRSAKGAVGIAYGERVDIEAEPIDKVVDTTGAGDLFAAGFLTGHARGESLERCLRMGAICAAEIISHIGARSEKDLKALVAEKLG, encoded by the coding sequence ATGTCCCAGCCCCGTTACGACGTCCTCGCCATCGGCAATGCCATTGTCGATGTGATGGCCCCCTGCGCAGACGATCTTATCGAGGAGCTGGGCCTCGCCAAGGGCGGGATGACCCTGGTCGACACCGAGCGGGCGAAGGAACTTTACGACGCCATGGGCCGCGCGACCGAGATTTCGGGCGGTTCGGCGGCCAATACGCTGGCCGGCATGTCCTCGCTGGGCGCGCAGTGCGCCTTCATCGGCCAGGTCGCGGCCGACCAGCTGGGCGAGATCTTCAGCCACGACATCCGCGCCGTCGGCATCGATTTCGACACCGCGCCCCGCGCCGGCGACCCGCCGACCGCGCGCTGCCTCATCTTCGTGACGCCCGATGGCGAGCGCACGATGAACACCTTCCTGGGCGCAAGCCAGTTCCTGCCGCCGGCCGCGCTCGACGACGAGCTGATCGCCAGCGCCGGCATTCTCTATCTCGAAGGCTATCTCTGGGATCCCGAAGAGCCGCGCAGCGCCATGCGCCGGGCCATGGAAGTCGCCCGCGCCGCGGGCCGCAAGGTTGCCTTCACCGCGTCGGAAAGCTTCGTGATCGACCGTCACGGCGACGATTTCCGCCAGATGATCGACGAGGGGCTGATCGACATCCTCTTCGTCAACGAGCACGAGCTTGCGACGCTGACCGACGAAGCCGATTTCGAAGCCGGCCTCGCCAAGGTCGAAGGCAAGGTGCCCGTTCTCGTCGCCACGCGCAGCGCCAAGGGCGCGGTCGGCATCGCCTATGGCGAGCGCGTCGATATCGAGGCGGAGCCGATCGACAAGGTGGTCGACACGACCGGCGCGGGCGATCTCTTCGCTGCCGGCTTCCTGACCGGCCATGCGCGTGGCGAAAGCCTCGAGCGGTGCCTGCGCATGGGCGCCATCTGTGCAGCCGAGATCATCAGCCACATCGGTGCGCGCAGCGAAAAGGACCTCAAGGCGCTGGTTGCCGAAAAACTCGGCTGA
- a CDS encoding LysR family transcriptional regulator gives MDEMRLLRHFEAVYRLSSFSAAARELRLTHSAITKSIKALEDGWEAQLFNRTTRSVIPTEAAKKLYPQAVELLAFAANVRRSVATEQIEINILSGAGAIEGYIHPAILKFARRYPEARINVATMQAHLAADELLQRRTDILVYHDTSFAVMPHKSQMRLTKVVDEPYLIVYRPEFSSDLRNNSLGDLLLHYDWALPVSRTFEDFLPAKLRTFLKNEAAPRYRLANQTACIELVKQSDLLTVLPGSLAEGLVARGELSAIPLPADFRFAISAAIHDNAGLEPALNHFIDCMKAL, from the coding sequence ATGGATGAGATGCGTCTTCTGCGGCATTTCGAAGCCGTTTATCGGCTATCGAGCTTTTCGGCTGCCGCTCGAGAATTGAGGCTGACGCATTCTGCGATAACGAAGAGCATCAAGGCGCTGGAGGATGGTTGGGAGGCTCAGCTATTCAATCGGACCACACGCAGCGTGATTCCCACGGAAGCCGCCAAGAAACTCTATCCGCAAGCAGTCGAGCTCCTGGCCTTCGCGGCGAATGTGCGGAGGTCCGTTGCGACGGAACAAATCGAGATAAATATTTTGAGCGGGGCGGGTGCGATCGAAGGTTACATCCATCCTGCCATTCTGAAGTTCGCGCGCCGGTATCCAGAGGCCAGGATCAACGTTGCGACGATGCAGGCGCATTTGGCCGCAGATGAACTGCTTCAGCGCCGGACCGATATCCTTGTTTATCACGACACCAGCTTCGCCGTGATGCCTCACAAGAGCCAGATGCGGCTGACCAAGGTGGTCGATGAGCCGTATCTCATTGTCTATCGACCTGAATTTTCCTCTGATTTACGAAACAACTCGCTAGGCGATCTTCTGCTTCATTATGACTGGGCGCTGCCGGTGAGCCGGACGTTCGAAGACTTCCTGCCGGCGAAATTGCGCACTTTCCTGAAGAACGAAGCTGCGCCCCGGTACCGCCTTGCGAACCAGACAGCTTGTATAGAGCTTGTGAAACAGAGTGACCTGTTGACTGTGCTTCCAGGGAGCCTCGCCGAAGGCCTCGTAGCTCGAGGAGAGCTCTCGGCCATTCCCCTTCCCGCCGATTTCCGTTTCGCGATCAGTGCCGCAATTCACGATAACGCTGGCCTGGAGCCCGCGTTGAACCACTTCATCGACTGTATGAAGGCACTTTAG